Proteins from one Ananas comosus cultivar F153 linkage group 5, ASM154086v1, whole genome shotgun sequence genomic window:
- the LOC109711059 gene encoding probable protein phosphatase 2C 12 isoform X1 → MLGWIELRNRKCMGTCQSTESVETKGNHDQNVVYVADANRPGSDEDGRRRIASLYSQRGKKGPNQDAVILCQGFGMEDGVFCGVFDGHGKNGHMISKIVRDFLPCLLLSQRNTLMLSDEDSDFTDSTTTSPKDDSEGSPILSPFLFEEWKEACISAFKVMDKELKLQSNLDCTFSGTTAVSIIKQGNYLIIANLGDSRAVMGTISEEGHLEAIQLTTDLKPSIPKEAERIRKSKGRVFALRDEPHIQRVWLPHENFPGLAMARSFGDFQLKHYGVISIPEVSHHQISSKDQFIVLATDGVWDVLNNEEVVSIVWSIERKEDAAKALVEAAVHAWKNKFPASRIDDCSAACLFLQEGRQGKK, encoded by the exons ATGCTTGGTTGGATTGAATTG aGGAACAGAAAGTGTATGGGGACCTGTCAATCTACTGAGTCTGTTGAGACGAAAGGAAATCATGATCAGAATGTAGTATATGTGGCGGATGCAAACAGGCCAGGCTCGGATGAGGATGGAAGGCGGAGGATCGCTTCTCTCTACTCGCAACGAGGAAAGAAAGGTCCGAACCAGGATGCAGTCATTCTCTGCCAG GGTTTTGGTATGGAAGATGGAGTGTTCTGTGGTGTATTTGACGGACATGGAAAAAACGGCCACATGATAAGCAAAATAGTAAGGGATTTCCTCCCTTGCCTGCTTCTTAGCCAACGAAACACCCTAATGCTCTCCGACGAAGATTCTGACTTCACTGATAGCACTACCACCAGCCCGAAAGATGATAGTGAGGGCTCCCCAATCTTGTCTCCCTTTCTATTCGAGGAGTGGAAAGAGGCATGCATAAGCGCTTTCAAAGTCATGGATAAGGAGCTGAAGCTCCAATCCAACTTAGATTGCACTTTTAGTGGCACCACTGCGGTATCTATAATCAAACAG GGAAATTATTTGATCATTGCTAACCTAGGGGATTCAAGGGCAGTGATGGGCACCATCTCCGAAGAGGGTCACCTAGAAGCTATACAGCTTACGACTGATCTAAAGCCTAGCATTCCTA AGGAAgcagagagaataagaaaaagcaAAGGTCGAGTTTTCGCTCTACGTGATGAGCCACACATTCAACGGGTGTGGCTGCCACATGAGAACTTCCCCGGCCTCGCCATGGCCCGTTCTTTTGGAGATTTCCAGCTGAAACACTACGGTGTGATCTCAATCCCTGAGGTCTCGCATCATCAGATATCAAGTAAAGACCAGTTCATTGTTCTAGCAACTGACGGG GTTTGGGATGTTCTAAACAATGAGGAAGTTGTATCAATAGTGTGGTCGATTGAACGCAAAGAGGATGCAGCAAAAGCACTTGTAGAGGCCGCAGTTCATGCATGGAAAAACAAGTTCCCGGCGTCAAGAATAGATGATTGCTCTGCAGCTTGCCTCTTTTTACAAGAGGGGAGGCAGGGGAAAAAGTGA
- the LOC109711059 gene encoding probable protein phosphatase 2C 12 isoform X3, whose product MLGWIELRNRKCMGTCQSTESVETKGNHDQNVVYVADANRPGSDEDGRRRIASLYSQRGKKGPNQDAVILCQGFGMEDGVFCGVFDGHGKNGHMISKIVRDFLPCLLLSQRNTLMLSDEDSDFTDSTTTSPKDDSEGSPILSPFLFEEWKEACISAFKVMDKELKLQSNLDCTFSGTTAVSIIKQGNYLIIANLGDSRAVMGTISEEGHLEAIQLTTDLKPSIPKEAERIRKSKGRVFALRDEPHIQRVWLPHENFPGLAMARSFGDFQLKHYGVISIPEVSHHQISSKDQFIVLATDGESL is encoded by the exons ATGCTTGGTTGGATTGAATTG aGGAACAGAAAGTGTATGGGGACCTGTCAATCTACTGAGTCTGTTGAGACGAAAGGAAATCATGATCAGAATGTAGTATATGTGGCGGATGCAAACAGGCCAGGCTCGGATGAGGATGGAAGGCGGAGGATCGCTTCTCTCTACTCGCAACGAGGAAAGAAAGGTCCGAACCAGGATGCAGTCATTCTCTGCCAG GGTTTTGGTATGGAAGATGGAGTGTTCTGTGGTGTATTTGACGGACATGGAAAAAACGGCCACATGATAAGCAAAATAGTAAGGGATTTCCTCCCTTGCCTGCTTCTTAGCCAACGAAACACCCTAATGCTCTCCGACGAAGATTCTGACTTCACTGATAGCACTACCACCAGCCCGAAAGATGATAGTGAGGGCTCCCCAATCTTGTCTCCCTTTCTATTCGAGGAGTGGAAAGAGGCATGCATAAGCGCTTTCAAAGTCATGGATAAGGAGCTGAAGCTCCAATCCAACTTAGATTGCACTTTTAGTGGCACCACTGCGGTATCTATAATCAAACAG GGAAATTATTTGATCATTGCTAACCTAGGGGATTCAAGGGCAGTGATGGGCACCATCTCCGAAGAGGGTCACCTAGAAGCTATACAGCTTACGACTGATCTAAAGCCTAGCATTCCTA AGGAAgcagagagaataagaaaaagcaAAGGTCGAGTTTTCGCTCTACGTGATGAGCCACACATTCAACGGGTGTGGCTGCCACATGAGAACTTCCCCGGCCTCGCCATGGCCCGTTCTTTTGGAGATTTCCAGCTGAAACACTACGGTGTGATCTCAATCCCTGAGGTCTCGCATCATCAGATATCAAGTAAAGACCAGTTCATTGTTCTAGCAACTGACGGG GAAAGTTTGTAG
- the LOC109711059 gene encoding probable protein phosphatase 2C 12 isoform X2: MLGWIELRNRKCMGTCQSTESVETKGNHDQNVVYVADANRPGSDEDGRRRIASLYSQRGKKGPNQDAVILCQGFGMEDGVFCGVFDGHGKNGHMISKIVRDFLPCLLLSQRNTLMLSDEDSDFTDSTTTSPKDDSEGSPILSPFLFEEWKEACISAFKVMDKELKLQSNLDCTFSGTTAVSIIKQGNYLIIANLGDSRAVMGTISEEGHLEAIQLTTDLKPSIPKEAERIRKSKGRVFALRDEPHIQRVWLPHENFPGLAMARSFGDFQLKHYGVISIPEVSHHQISSKDQFIVLATDGFVGLGCSKQ; encoded by the exons ATGCTTGGTTGGATTGAATTG aGGAACAGAAAGTGTATGGGGACCTGTCAATCTACTGAGTCTGTTGAGACGAAAGGAAATCATGATCAGAATGTAGTATATGTGGCGGATGCAAACAGGCCAGGCTCGGATGAGGATGGAAGGCGGAGGATCGCTTCTCTCTACTCGCAACGAGGAAAGAAAGGTCCGAACCAGGATGCAGTCATTCTCTGCCAG GGTTTTGGTATGGAAGATGGAGTGTTCTGTGGTGTATTTGACGGACATGGAAAAAACGGCCACATGATAAGCAAAATAGTAAGGGATTTCCTCCCTTGCCTGCTTCTTAGCCAACGAAACACCCTAATGCTCTCCGACGAAGATTCTGACTTCACTGATAGCACTACCACCAGCCCGAAAGATGATAGTGAGGGCTCCCCAATCTTGTCTCCCTTTCTATTCGAGGAGTGGAAAGAGGCATGCATAAGCGCTTTCAAAGTCATGGATAAGGAGCTGAAGCTCCAATCCAACTTAGATTGCACTTTTAGTGGCACCACTGCGGTATCTATAATCAAACAG GGAAATTATTTGATCATTGCTAACCTAGGGGATTCAAGGGCAGTGATGGGCACCATCTCCGAAGAGGGTCACCTAGAAGCTATACAGCTTACGACTGATCTAAAGCCTAGCATTCCTA AGGAAgcagagagaataagaaaaagcaAAGGTCGAGTTTTCGCTCTACGTGATGAGCCACACATTCAACGGGTGTGGCTGCCACATGAGAACTTCCCCGGCCTCGCCATGGCCCGTTCTTTTGGAGATTTCCAGCTGAAACACTACGGTGTGATCTCAATCCCTGAGGTCTCGCATCATCAGATATCAAGTAAAGACCAGTTCATTGTTCTAGCAACTGACGGG TTTGTAGGTTTGGGATGTTCTAAACAATGA